The Pectobacterium wasabiae CFBP 3304 DNA segment CGCTGCCACCCAGCGGCGTTTCCAACTCTGCGGCAATACGGTCGGCGACGGTTCTGGCAGCCAGACGGCGTGGCTGCGTGTGGCCAATCAGACCATGCACACCACGCCCCAGTTCGAGACAGATTTTCGGCAACTGCGTGGTCTTACCCGATCCCGTTTCACCGGCGACGATAATCACCTGATGATGACGCAGCGCCTCCAATATCTCGTCTTTTTTCTGACTAACGGGCAACTGCTCAGGGTAGTGAATTGTCGGACAGTTTGCCCGCCGATTCTCAACTTTCTGGCGCGCCGCAACAATTTCCCCCTCAATTTCCTGAGCGATCGCGGCCTGAGCCTGCGGGCTGCTGATCTTCGCTGCGCCCTGCAAGCGACGGCGCAAACGTTGCCGATCGCGAAGCATTAGCTCACTTAACTGCGTAGATAATGCACTGAGAGGTGATTTCACGTTGCTCTTCCTTAATCGTTTCTCTAATTCTTTTCTCTGCCGGGACGATGCTCGCCGCCGAATCTGGCTCGATTGAGCCTAACTTGATTTTAAGGTACGGATTTTTAAGCCGTGGATAGTAGCACATTGTCATAGCTGGCTCTAATGGCACCATCTGGTCTTGGGTAAGAACGGTCGTATGCAAGAACTGTCTTATTCAAGAAAATCGAATAAAGACCTCGAATATTTGCACTTTTCACTTTCCAAAGCACCGCATAAGATGTGACACATCAAAGGGCGTTATGTTGTCGCCCACTTCAATCACTAAAGGAATTGGCAATGAGCAAAGTATTGGTTCTGAAATCAAGCATTCTGGCAGGTTATTCTCAGTCAAACCAACTGGCCGACCACTTCACCACCCAGTGGCAGTCTGCCCATCCAGACGATAGCATCACCGTTCGCGACCTTGCCGCCCAACCGATTCCGGTTCTCGATGGTGAATTAGTCGGTGCGCTGCGCCCATCCGATGCAACGCTGACTCCGCGTCAGCAGGAAGCACTGAAACTGTCCGATGACTTAATCGCTGAATTGCAGGCACATGACGTGATCGTGATCGCTGCACCAATGTATAACTTCAACATTCCTACTCAGTTGAAGAACTACTTCGACTTGGTGGCACGCGCGGGTGTGACATTCCGCTACACCGAGCAAGGCCCTGAAGGTCTGGTGAAAGGCAAACGCGCTATCGTATTAACCAGCCGCGGTGGTATCCATAAGGGTACACCAACCGACCTGCTGGAACCGTACCTGCGTGTGTTCCTGGGCTTCCTCGGTCTGACCGACCTGGAGTTCGTATTCGCAGAAGGCTACGGTTACGGCCCTGATGTTGCACAGAAAGCGACCGAAGACGCAAAAACACAACTGTCTCAGTTGGTCACTGCATAACGAATCATCGTTACTACCCTTGCCATTATATTGCTTTAATTGGCTTAATTATTGCGCGCCTTCCGGCGCGCTTTTCTTTACTTCATCACCTGCGGCATTGTCCGATCGCTCCAGCAGTTGCGTCGCATCTTTATCCGCTTTGATGTGAATCTCATGCTCGATCTTCACATTCATATTGATAGTGATCGGCTCTTTGGGAGCGGCGACTTCAATACGCGGCACACATCCCGTCAGGAAAGCCACCATGCAGCACATCAACACTGTCTCGCTTTTATTCATTGTTCTGCCTTGAGTTTATTCATTCGCCTGCTGTTCCAGCGTATCCAGCAAGTTATCGCCAAAGCGCAGACTACGCCAGAGCTGGAAGATATTCTCCTGATGACGATAGTTAAGAATGACCTGTCGTTTCGCGCTGAGCTGCGGATTTTTCCCCTGCACCTGCGACGTTAATGTCAGATCGCCCTGATTGTTCAGGTCAAGTGTGGCATAGGAACGCCCGATCTCCAGATAACGCAGCCAGCCAATCGCTGCGCCGCCCGCCAGGTTTTTACTCGCTAGCTCATCTGCCAACTGATTGTCCAGCCGCAGCGTCAGGAAGCCATCATTGGTAATACGCCCGCGTTCAATCAACATAGTCGGGTGATTAAAATTCAGCGGTAGCGTGCCGCTCACACGTCCGGACAGTGCAAACTGCTTTTGCTTCAGCACCGTCGTCAGTTCGCTGAGATCGACATGCTTAACGGTGAACAACGCGGGTTCCCGCTGCGGCCAGCGTAGCGTGGACAGGCCGACATGCCCATTCAATACATCCATGTCAGCCTGAGACATAACCAGCGGCCGTCGCTCACTGTACGGATAAAAACCCTGTAGATCGACACGGATATTGCTCATCCTAAACAGGTTATCCAGCACGTCAATGCGCAGCGTGACGGGTTGCCTGACACCCAATTGCCAGCGCTGCTCTTTCAGGCGGTAAGGCAGGACGAAATTTACCCCGCTGACTTCACCATCCTGTAACCACAGTCCGCCATTTTTCACTACCCAGTGTCCGCCTGCGCTGAACCCTTCTTTACGCGCGGCGGAAAATGCCGCTTGAGCGTAAAACTGTCCGGCGCGGATGTTCATTTTCAACAGCGGGGAAAGCAGAGGTTGAAACACCTTAAGCGGCTGCGTTGGCCACCACGCACCACCGCGTAGCCGTTCCCCATCCCAACGCCCACGCAGCTTGACCGGCCCGATATCTTCAGCCTGTAGCTGCCCCTGTAGCTGGAAATCATCCGGGCTGCGCCCTTGCATCGCCAGCGTTAGCAATGAAGGCGGCAGATAGCCACCGTTACTGAAATTTGTCCGCTCTGAGACTACTTGCAGTGCCCCTTGAAAATGTTCGCCTGAACGGGCGCGTTGCCAACGAAGCGGCTCAGTCATCGTCAGACGAGGTTGATGCACCGTTACCATGCCATAGCTCAGTTGGTCCAACCCACTCGACAGTTGGCTCACTTCTATCAGGGTATCCTGCCAGCGCCCTCGCCCGGCCACATCCCATTGCCCTTTCAGCGGCGGCAGACGACCATTGCCCCAATAGCGCCACTGCCACTGCCCTTGATCCGGCCAGAAATCCTGCGCCTGACCGTCAAGGTGTAGATTAAAGCGCCCCCAGAATGCTTCCCGCGCCTTAACAATCGCCTGTAACCGCCCATTCACCCCCGTCGCACTCACCCGAACCCCCGCCAGCGGCCAACGCGCCTCTTCCAGATAAATCTGCGGCGCGGGCGTCCCCCAGGCACGCAGCAGCGCGCCCGGTAAAAGAGAGAGTTCGGGATTGAGAATAGAACCCTGCAAAACCCCCGGTAGCGTCGCCGTCAAGGAGAGCGCCGGTAAGTTAGCCTGTCCGGTAAGCTGAAAGCGCAATTCGCTGTTGAGCAGGCCGATATTACCTGGCCCGAGTACCAACACGGCGTTAGCCTTGCCGTTATGCCCTTGCGTCAACATATTCAAACGCGCGTTAATCGTGGTGGCATCCAACCCTTGCCGCCAGTGCTGTAATGTCATCGCCACTTGCCCAGAGAGTGGCTGATCCGCATAAGGCCAGCGCCAGATGCCATTAGTAACCTGAATCACCTCATCCGTCAGTTGCCACGGCAGCGATATCAGCGGCACCTCATCATGCGCGGCATTCAGCACCAGCTCGCCTTGCTGATTATGCCAATTCAGCAGGAGAGAAAGTGGATCCGGCGTCTGCCCTGAATCCAGTTTCCCAGAGAGACGCCCCTGCACTGGTGCGGCACCCAGCGTATCGGCTAATTCCATCTCACCGCTGACTTGCAGACGCACGAACCCCGCTGGTGTGGCGAGCATGCTCTCATGCAGAGTCAGGCGCTTATCATTCAGTTCCGCCCTAAACGCCAACTGCTCACCCTGATAATCGAGCGTTTGTTGCTGTTTGCCATCACTACTGAACCGCACCTGTCCGGCATAATCCTGCCAGGGTTGTAGCGTAAATTTCTTCACCTGAATAACGGCAGCAGGCAGCCGCGCTTGCCACTGCGACAACGGCGCAGATGGCTCAGTGTCGCCGCTCGCTGGCACATATTGCAGACAGTCGCTGTTTAACGTCACGGCATCAATATCGGCATGCCACTGCCAGCGATGCCAACGCAGCGTGACATTCTGCACATCAAGCAGCGCGCACTCTCCAGCCTTAATGCTGAAACCTTCGCTATGTAACCCGCTATTCTGCCAACCCAACGTATCTTTTACAGCCAAAGACATGTTCGTCGGTAGCCAAATTTTGGCTAAGCCCGGCAACCACTGCGGCATCGCCCGCCAGGAAACCAATAGCAAAGTGACAAGCAGGAACGCCATTGGAAGTGCATATTTTTTAATCATTAGCGAATATTAAGCATCCCGTTCAATATTTGTAAAAATCTACTCGGTATGTATCTGCCGATCATATCAGCATTCGAACACAGCATATCAAGGGCTGCTTTGTGCGTAATAACACCCTTGTAACCGACCATCAACTCCCCTTGTCTGAAAAAACCAGACTGATGTCAGTCACCACGTCAGAAAACCATATGACCTACGCAAACAAAGACTTTATTGATGTCAGCGGCTATAGCATGGATGCATGAATGGTACAGGCAGCCTCTGTCTTCAACCTTTCCCGATAATCTCATTTTCACGGACGCTCACCTCTGAGCGTCCATCGTCCTATCCCCATCATTTTTCCATGATTTAACCTGCGTTGCCCACAGTGCAAATTCGCAGAGTCATAATATACTTAACAAATGAATGCTTTTGGTCATCGGCACGAACGTTGCTGTGGGTCTAGCCCGATAACTAGTTTACCGAAGAAAAAATAACAGTAGAAATTAGTAATAATATATAAGTGTTCTCGCTAATTATTTCGTGAATATTGCCGTTAATTGAAGTAATGCCGACCGCTTAAGCATTGAGATACTCGGGTTTAAGTGAACAGCATGAGTTAATTCAAGTTCATTAAACGCTTTACTGTTAACCAATGGATCTAAAAACATCACGTTTATACCCTAAATAATTCTAGTTTCAGGACAACACGTTAACGTTTTGAACCACGCAAAGCGTTGGCCCTTTAGGGCGAGGCACACACCAGTAGACCGAGTCGCGCGGCCAACGTTCATGCAGCTTGAAATATAACGGGGTTATGCTTGCTTATACTAAAAGGATCAATAAATGCGTAAGAATTTTCCTGTCAGCGATATTCAGTATTTATTAGATGAAAAAGCCAAGCTAATGTCGGTGACGACCACCGATAGCCACATCACTTATGCAAATGACGATTTTATTGATGCCAGTGGTTACGACTTTGAGGAAATTCTCCATCAGCCTCACAATATCGTGCGCCACCCGGATATGCCCCCACAGGCGTTTACCGACATGTGGGCAACGCTGAAGGCAGGAAAAATCTGGACGGCAGTCGTCAAAAACCGCCGTAAAAGTGGTGATTACTATTGGGTGAAAGCCAGTACGACACCGCTGATGAAGGAAGGGAAAATAACCGGATATATGTCGGTACGAACGCGCGTTTTACCAGAGGAGGTTCGGCAGGCCGAGGCGCTTTACCGCCAAATGAACGAGGATAAATTAAAAAATCGTCGGCTCTATCAGGGATTATTGATTTATAAAGGG contains these protein-coding regions:
- a CDS encoding FMN-dependent NADH-azoreductase → MSKVLVLKSSILAGYSQSNQLADHFTTQWQSAHPDDSITVRDLAAQPIPVLDGELVGALRPSDATLTPRQQEALKLSDDLIAELQAHDVIVIAAPMYNFNIPTQLKNYFDLVARAGVTFRYTEQGPEGLVKGKRAIVLTSRGGIHKGTPTDLLEPYLRVFLGFLGLTDLEFVFAEGYGYGPDVAQKATEDAKTQLSQLVTA
- a CDS encoding YnbE family lipoprotein → MNKSETVLMCCMVAFLTGCVPRIEVAAPKEPITINMNVKIEHEIHIKADKDATQLLERSDNAAGDEVKKSAPEGAQ
- a CDS encoding YdbH family protein codes for the protein MIKKYALPMAFLLVTLLLVSWRAMPQWLPGLAKIWLPTNMSLAVKDTLGWQNSGLHSEGFSIKAGECALLDVQNVTLRWHRWQWHADIDAVTLNSDCLQYVPASGDTEPSAPLSQWQARLPAAVIQVKKFTLQPWQDYAGQVRFSSDGKQQQTLDYQGEQLAFRAELNDKRLTLHESMLATPAGFVRLQVSGEMELADTLGAAPVQGRLSGKLDSGQTPDPLSLLLNWHNQQGELVLNAAHDEVPLISLPWQLTDEVIQVTNGIWRWPYADQPLSGQVAMTLQHWRQGLDATTINARLNMLTQGHNGKANAVLVLGPGNIGLLNSELRFQLTGQANLPALSLTATLPGVLQGSILNPELSLLPGALLRAWGTPAPQIYLEEARWPLAGVRVSATGVNGRLQAIVKAREAFWGRFNLHLDGQAQDFWPDQGQWQWRYWGNGRLPPLKGQWDVAGRGRWQDTLIEVSQLSSGLDQLSYGMVTVHQPRLTMTEPLRWQRARSGEHFQGALQVVSERTNFSNGGYLPPSLLTLAMQGRSPDDFQLQGQLQAEDIGPVKLRGRWDGERLRGGAWWPTQPLKVFQPLLSPLLKMNIRAGQFYAQAAFSAARKEGFSAGGHWVVKNGGLWLQDGEVSGVNFVLPYRLKEQRWQLGVRQPVTLRIDVLDNLFRMSNIRVDLQGFYPYSERRPLVMSQADMDVLNGHVGLSTLRWPQREPALFTVKHVDLSELTTVLKQKQFALSGRVSGTLPLNFNHPTMLIERGRITNDGFLTLRLDNQLADELASKNLAGGAAIGWLRYLEIGRSYATLDLNNQGDLTLTSQVQGKNPQLSAKRQVILNYRHQENIFQLWRSLRFGDNLLDTLEQQANE